From one Portunus trituberculatus isolate SZX2019 chromosome 8, ASM1759143v1, whole genome shotgun sequence genomic stretch:
- the LOC123500158 gene encoding arrestin domain-containing protein 3-like isoform X1, producing the protein MVFTTFLVTLDPELPVYVPGQAVNGYLTVACHEEVSCRSIKITIKGQSKVHWSEKSGKSRRHYRAGELYFRHPILVWGGEGSGNSFSPGYRKFPFSFILPRDIPSSFVSNIGKVMYQVKAEADLPWSFDKSHKVFFSVNFMYDLNLDPFATIPMVIQKEDTVCCCCCAEGPIEMNMRAQRSGYVSGESILVNGDVMNNTSSTIEYTEIKLIQVTTYITKAKQKQIERTVQRVYHPQLGSRCRDVWENVPLPIPAVPASHLKHCNIITIQYIFVLLAKFGTCKTVKAKVPVIVGSLPLQNTYSSFLVQPSAAEIGGTTMTVPINHSPRHSPRHSPAVPSHSHPPSAPSPTAPPYSGDPPPYTENFLPEEFREVPPPSYASCVFGNTNDGRLGDDAEDSDTGEFSPRYLTYRTQT; encoded by the exons ATGGTGTTCACTACCTTCTTGGTGACGCTGGACCCTGAGCTGCCTGTCTATGTCCCAGGGCAGGCTGTCAATGGCTATCTCACGGTGGCCTGTCACGAGGAAGTCTCTTGCAGAA GTATCAAGATCACCATCAAGGGGCAGTCCAAGGTGCACTGGTCCGAGAAGAGCGGCAAGAGTAGACGCCACTACCGGGCTGGGGAGCTGTACTTCAGACACCCTATCCTTGTCTGGGGTGGTGAAG GCTCAGGTAACAGCTTTAGTCCAGGTTACCGCaagtttcccttctccttcattttgcCACGAGACATTCCGTCCTCCTTTGTGTCAAACATTGGCAAGGTGATGTATCAGGTGAAGGCTGAGGCTGACCTGCCCTGGAGCTTTGACAAGAGCCACAAGGTGTTCTTCTCGGTCAACTTCATGTATGACCTTAATTTGGATCCCTTTGCGACA ATCCCAATGGTAATTCAGAAGGAGGATactgtgtgctgctgctgttgtgctgAGGGCCCCATAGAGATGAACATGCGGGCACAGCGGTCGGGTTACGTGTCTGGCGAGAGCATCTTGGTGAACGGAGATGTGATGAACAACACAAGCTCCACCATTGAGTATACTGAGATTAAGCTTATtcag GTAACCACTTACATCACCAAGGCCAAGCAGAAGCAGATAGAGAGGACAGTGCAGAGAGTGTACCACCCTCAGTTGGGTTCTCGCTGCAGGGATGTATGGGAGAATGTGCCTCTGCCCATCCCAGCTGTGCCTGCCAGTCACCTCAAGCACTGTAACATTATCACCATTCAGTACATCTTTGTG CTACTGGCAAAGTTTGGGACTTGTAAGACTGTGAAAGCCAAGGTGCCTGTGATCGTCGGCTCCCTGCCCCTACAGAacacctactcctccttccttgtccaACCCAGTGCTGCAGAAATAGGTGGTACTACTATGACAGTCCCTATCAATCACAGCCCCAGGCACAGCCCCAGACACAGCCCTGCTGTCCCCTCGCACTCACACCCACCCTCAGCTCCTTCACCCACTGCCCCTCCATACAGTGGTGACCCACCTCCCTACACTGAAAATTTCCTTCCCGAGGAGTTCCGTGAAGTTC CCCCACCCTCCTATGCCTCCTGTGTCTTCGGCAATACCAATGATGGCAGGCTGGGAGACGATGCTGAAGACAGTGACACCGGGGAATTTTCCCCTCGTTATCTGACCTACAGGACACAGACCTAG
- the LOC123500158 gene encoding arrestin domain-containing protein 3-like isoform X2 yields the protein MVFTTFLVTLDPELPVYVPGQAVNGYLTVACHEEVSCRSIKITIKGQSKVHWSEKSGKSRRHYRAGELYFRHPILVWGGEGSGNSFSPGYRKFPFSFILPRDIPSSFVSNIGKVMYQVKAEADLPWSFDKSHKVFFSVNFMYDLNLDPFATIPMVIQKEDTVCCCCCAEGPIEMNMRAQRSGYVSGESILVNGDVMNNTSSTIEYTEIKLIQVTTYITKAKQKQIERTVQRVYHPQLGSRCRDVWENVPLPIPAVPASHLKHCNIITIQYIFVLLAKFGTCKTVKAKVPVIVGSLPLQNTYSSFLVQPSAAEIGGTTMTVPINHSPRHSPRHSPAVPSHSHPPSAPSPTAPPYSGDPPPYTENFLPEEFREVRWETMLKTVTPGNFPLVI from the exons ATGGTGTTCACTACCTTCTTGGTGACGCTGGACCCTGAGCTGCCTGTCTATGTCCCAGGGCAGGCTGTCAATGGCTATCTCACGGTGGCCTGTCACGAGGAAGTCTCTTGCAGAA GTATCAAGATCACCATCAAGGGGCAGTCCAAGGTGCACTGGTCCGAGAAGAGCGGCAAGAGTAGACGCCACTACCGGGCTGGGGAGCTGTACTTCAGACACCCTATCCTTGTCTGGGGTGGTGAAG GCTCAGGTAACAGCTTTAGTCCAGGTTACCGCaagtttcccttctccttcattttgcCACGAGACATTCCGTCCTCCTTTGTGTCAAACATTGGCAAGGTGATGTATCAGGTGAAGGCTGAGGCTGACCTGCCCTGGAGCTTTGACAAGAGCCACAAGGTGTTCTTCTCGGTCAACTTCATGTATGACCTTAATTTGGATCCCTTTGCGACA ATCCCAATGGTAATTCAGAAGGAGGATactgtgtgctgctgctgttgtgctgAGGGCCCCATAGAGATGAACATGCGGGCACAGCGGTCGGGTTACGTGTCTGGCGAGAGCATCTTGGTGAACGGAGATGTGATGAACAACACAAGCTCCACCATTGAGTATACTGAGATTAAGCTTATtcag GTAACCACTTACATCACCAAGGCCAAGCAGAAGCAGATAGAGAGGACAGTGCAGAGAGTGTACCACCCTCAGTTGGGTTCTCGCTGCAGGGATGTATGGGAGAATGTGCCTCTGCCCATCCCAGCTGTGCCTGCCAGTCACCTCAAGCACTGTAACATTATCACCATTCAGTACATCTTTGTG CTACTGGCAAAGTTTGGGACTTGTAAGACTGTGAAAGCCAAGGTGCCTGTGATCGTCGGCTCCCTGCCCCTACAGAacacctactcctccttccttgtccaACCCAGTGCTGCAGAAATAGGTGGTACTACTATGACAGTCCCTATCAATCACAGCCCCAGGCACAGCCCCAGACACAGCCCTGCTGTCCCCTCGCACTCACACCCACCCTCAGCTCCTTCACCCACTGCCCCTCCATACAGTGGTGACCCACCTCCCTACACTGAAAATTTCCTTCCCGAGGAGTTCCGTGAAGTTC GCTGGGAGACGATGCTGAAGACAGTGACACCGGGGAATTTTCCCCTCGTTATCTGA